The Geomonas ferrireducens genome includes a window with the following:
- a CDS encoding polysaccharide deacetylase family protein — protein MTAEKEISVLLSEARNLINILPAPVATMLVYHRIEDGSAPSLPDSVLLTEFQEQMRYITEEGYSPMTVRELAALVEAGEEPPEKSVVVTFDDGYLDTYTHAFPELDFFRMPATVFLATGHIGASTPFPWLGGNGGKPMDWQQVSKLHRAGIEIASHTYSHPFTPNLTKRELCLELERSKGKIEEKLGAQVHSLALPYSFPLRHPRWPSFKARLREALNANGYVCCCTMQRGHISPKDDVFALRRIPVGRDDDLPLFRAKLEGCFAWTAPLQAFYQRFLKSYPTP, from the coding sequence ATGACTGCGGAAAAAGAGATATCCGTACTGCTCTCCGAGGCACGCAATTTGATCAACATCCTCCCTGCCCCGGTCGCCACCATGCTGGTCTACCACCGCATCGAGGACGGTAGTGCCCCCTCGCTGCCCGATTCGGTATTGCTTACCGAATTCCAGGAGCAGATGAGGTACATAACCGAGGAGGGGTATTCTCCGATGACCGTGCGGGAACTGGCCGCGCTGGTGGAGGCTGGCGAGGAACCGCCCGAGAAAAGCGTAGTGGTTACCTTCGACGACGGGTATCTCGATACCTACACCCACGCGTTTCCAGAGCTCGACTTCTTCAGAATGCCAGCCACCGTCTTCCTGGCGACCGGGCATATCGGCGCCTCCACACCTTTCCCATGGCTTGGTGGCAACGGCGGCAAACCGATGGATTGGCAACAGGTCAGCAAGCTGCACAGGGCGGGGATCGAGATCGCCTCCCATACCTATTCACACCCCTTCACCCCGAACCTCACAAAAAGGGAGCTGTGCCTCGAACTTGAACGCTCGAAAGGGAAGATCGAGGAAAAGCTCGGGGCCCAGGTTCATTCGCTTGCGCTCCCTTACTCTTTTCCGCTGCGCCATCCACGCTGGCCGTCTTTCAAGGCCCGCCTGAGGGAAGCGCTGAACGCCAACGGCTACGTTTGCTGCTGCACGATGCAAAGGGGGCACATTAGTCCCAAAGACGACGTGTTCGCACTGAGAAGGATACCCGTGGGCCGTGACGATGACCTGCCGCTGTTCCGGGCCAAGCTCGAGGGTTGCTTCGCATGGACCGCCCCGCTGCAGGCCTTCTACCAGAGGTTCCTCAAGAGTTATCCCACGCCATGA
- a CDS encoding glycosyltransferase family 4 protein: MKRLAYLANYFPSLTETFIYREVIELKRRNVAVTLYSLRKPGETEVSEEALKLREETSYLLPVPAGELLASHAWFFSRAPLTYIGTVLKMVTGTHNSFRDRVRSLTHFGEGTVLARRMLREGITHIHSHYASQSTSVARVVHLLTGIPYSFTGHAHDIWHDRLLLPEKLREAAFVATCSTFAKEFIAREDKTCDEKIHVVYHGLDVRKFTPPAGEKLRIRNRILSVGSLGPTKGFPDLIRACAMLRQKLTDFECVIVGEGPMREELERLISDMGLSGTVRLVGSVPQEGLIDFYHEAWIFVLPCVIADDGRRDGLPNVLMEAMATGLPVITTRSTAQEELIEEGRHGMLVAPHAPEELASAICTLCRDDGLRESLGTGGRRRIVRDFDNRTTIEPLLRLFDKYVFGADRSSAGVPYER, from the coding sequence ATGAAAAGGCTCGCCTACCTCGCCAATTACTTCCCATCCCTCACGGAAACCTTCATCTATCGCGAAGTTATAGAGCTGAAAAGGCGCAACGTCGCGGTGACCCTGTATTCACTACGTAAACCCGGTGAAACCGAAGTCTCCGAAGAGGCCCTAAAGCTGCGAGAGGAGACTTCCTACCTGCTGCCGGTACCAGCCGGCGAGCTGCTGGCAAGCCATGCGTGGTTTTTCAGCCGCGCGCCTCTCACCTATATCGGGACCGTGTTGAAGATGGTCACCGGCACGCACAACAGTTTCCGCGACCGGGTCCGCAGCCTCACTCATTTCGGGGAGGGGACGGTGCTCGCCCGCCGCATGTTGCGCGAAGGAATCACTCACATCCACTCACATTACGCCTCGCAGTCCACCTCCGTAGCCCGGGTGGTGCACCTGCTGACCGGCATCCCCTACAGCTTCACCGGCCACGCCCACGACATCTGGCATGACCGGCTGCTTCTTCCAGAGAAACTGAGGGAAGCCGCCTTCGTGGCGACATGCTCCACCTTCGCCAAAGAGTTCATCGCGCGGGAAGACAAGACGTGTGATGAAAAGATCCACGTCGTCTACCACGGCCTGGACGTGAGGAAGTTCACCCCGCCGGCCGGGGAGAAACTGAGGATTCGCAACCGGATCCTCAGCGTGGGGAGCCTGGGACCTACCAAAGGGTTCCCGGACCTGATCAGGGCATGTGCCATGCTGCGGCAAAAGCTGACTGACTTCGAATGCGTGATCGTCGGCGAGGGACCGATGCGGGAGGAACTGGAACGGCTCATCTCCGATATGGGGCTTTCCGGGACGGTCCGGCTGGTAGGGAGCGTACCGCAGGAAGGGCTCATCGATTTTTACCACGAGGCCTGGATCTTCGTCCTTCCCTGCGTCATAGCCGATGACGGTAGACGCGACGGCCTCCCCAACGTTCTCATGGAGGCGATGGCGACAGGACTGCCGGTCATCACCACCAGAAGCACCGCACAGGAAGAGCTGATCGAAGAAGGCAGGCATGGGATGTTGGTAGCGCCGCACGCCCCGGAGGAACTTGCTTCGGCGATCTGCACGCTTTGTCGCGACGACGGGTTGCGGGAGAGCCTGGGGACGGGGGGACGCAGGAGGATAGTGAGGGATTTCGACAACCGGACCACCATCGAGCCGCTGCTGAGACTTTTCGACAAGTACGTTTTCGGTGCGGACAGGAGTTCGGCGGGGGTGCCATATGAACGCTAA
- a CDS encoding glycosyltransferase family 4 protein has translation MQGSKEKQLRACFVYYQSFSQLLYREAITLKRGGFYVDVICLRANPGEEVDSLFEGMRVRKIVPRYGAEKSTFAYFARLIYFFTKTFLLLSYLSFSKRYHLIHITAPPDAAIFTTVIGKLLGAKVILDIHDIGPELYMRKLGVKESHPVVRMLKAMEKASASFADHVITVTHLWRNALISRSTTPEKCSVMLNVPDNGIFRFVEREPRAERFNLFYHGSVEEHFGVDTLLDAMPLIKLQIPHVKLHIYPAKRGRLLESLQTKNEALKLQDSVFFHESVPFYELPGVLADADLGIVPTKNHIFSDDAVSSKSFDYIFSGIPIVISRTAGHSFYYTDDMVKFFEPCNSADLAAAVTDLYRNKEMRQRQVRQSLKFIEDNSWDRIQLSYLNIVKELIDPAAPGADRT, from the coding sequence ATGCAAGGGTCGAAAGAGAAACAACTGCGGGCCTGCTTCGTTTACTACCAAAGCTTCTCACAACTCCTTTATCGAGAAGCTATCACGCTTAAAAGAGGTGGGTTCTACGTGGACGTCATCTGTCTCAGGGCGAATCCCGGTGAGGAGGTCGACAGCCTCTTCGAAGGAATGCGGGTGCGGAAGATAGTGCCGCGGTACGGTGCCGAAAAAAGCACCTTCGCCTATTTTGCCAGGCTCATCTACTTTTTCACAAAGACCTTCCTGCTGCTTTCCTATCTGAGTTTCAGCAAGAGATACCATCTGATTCACATCACGGCACCGCCTGACGCCGCAATATTCACCACAGTGATCGGGAAGCTGCTTGGCGCAAAGGTCATCCTCGACATCCACGATATCGGACCGGAACTCTATATGCGCAAGCTGGGTGTCAAGGAAAGTCATCCGGTAGTACGCATGCTGAAGGCAATGGAGAAAGCTTCCGCATCTTTTGCAGACCACGTAATCACGGTGACCCATCTATGGCGAAACGCACTCATCTCTCGCTCGACCACTCCGGAAAAATGCTCGGTCATGCTGAACGTGCCGGACAACGGGATTTTCCGCTTCGTCGAACGCGAGCCACGTGCCGAGAGATTTAACCTCTTCTACCACGGCTCCGTCGAGGAGCACTTTGGAGTCGACACCCTGTTGGACGCCATGCCGCTCATCAAGCTGCAAATTCCGCATGTGAAGCTCCACATCTACCCGGCCAAGAGGGGAAGACTGCTCGAATCGCTTCAAACCAAAAACGAGGCCCTCAAACTGCAGGACTCCGTTTTCTTTCACGAATCGGTTCCCTTCTACGAGCTTCCAGGGGTGCTCGCAGACGCGGATTTAGGCATCGTCCCCACCAAAAACCACATATTTTCCGATGACGCGGTGAGCAGCAAGTCCTTCGACTACATCTTCTCCGGCATCCCCATCGTCATATCCAGGACCGCCGGCCACAGCTTCTACTACACCGATGATATGGTGAAGTTCTTCGAGCCGTGCAACAGTGCGGATCTCGCGGCTGCAGTGACCGATCTATACAGGAACAAGGAAATGCGCCAGAGACAGGTGCGGCAATCACTTAAATTCATCGAGGACAACAGCTGGGACCGCATTCAGTTGAGCTACCTGAACATAGTTAAGGAATTGATCGATCCGGCCGCCCCTGGCGCCGACAGGACCTAG